The window CGGTCTGATTTGGGGCCTGTTTTGGCCCATTGCGGACCGTATCGGCccgaatggaaaaaaaaaacaaaaaaaaatcatcacaaaCAAGAATACAGTTGCGTTGACGGTCGCACTGCGCATCCGTGTGTATTGGACTCGGTTGCGCTGACCCAATCAACGCATTCGTGCTTTCCAACTTACTTCCATCTAGCCATCCATGGCCATAATTGTTTCAGAATACAAGTGTAGGAAATAGCAAAAAAGGTATCCAATAATAAGTTTTAGCGTAAAGAATGGTGAGTGCATACTTTTGGGTTAATGATATCAAGCCGTGACTTTTAAGAATGATTTGAGATTTTACTAGTAAATTGATGATGTGGCAGCATATTatccatttattttgaaagaatggtggaaatttaaagaattttaccTTGTAGAATACCCTAAGAACTCTAGAGGATTTAAATTCATCCAGGATAAACTAGGTTTAAATCCTCTAGGATATTCTaccaatagattttttttaaatactaactattcttttataatttaagaGTTTAGATTGTGCTATGATAGCATTCCACTAACAATgctcttttatattttgtttgcaacattattttgttattgGGAAATATCAATCAATGCCCTTAAGGCATtggtttaaaaactatttttagaaatattttatcggaaaaatgacaaaacaataaatgttgttgatagtttttatatttttcatgaaagtaGTGTTAAAACTTTCTTATTTTGGTTAAATATCAATTGTTCTAAGGGTATCGGTTAACATAAACCTTtgttattttaagaatattgtttGTGGAACACTAACATGACAAAATCTAGacccttaaattttaaaagaatagTTAAGATGTAAAGAAATCTATTTGGTAGAAGAATCCGAATAAACTAACCATTAATTAACCTTTACTCAATAAATCTCATGTACATGCGTGTGCATATGCTGATGTGTAAGCTGAAATTTGTCAAaccatgcaaaacaaaagtGATCCCAACACCTGGGAACTACACATGAAGAAAACTTCAAGGTGTACAAAGGCATTTCCAAGCCAAGCACAATTACTACCAAACTAGGTCCCTTTCGAGTTTCGAGAATTATACAAAAATCATCCAGTCCAGCTGCGAACAAAGCCAGATTGAGCTTCCTACCAAGGCAAAAGTCAAGTTCATATAACAAAAAGGTAGGCAGGTTTCATCATAAACAAAAAAGTGAAGGAAAGTACACTTGCATATAAGAGAATGATTTACATAAAACCACCAAAATTTTGGTCATAACCATAGCACAAAACATAAATCATATCATAACGGTGAAAATAATATCCATCACTAAGGTTTCCTTCTTCTAAGCAAactcaacaacaaaattttggAAAGTTGAATTCAGAGTTCTTGGTTAACGTTCACAAGTGCCATTCTAGGCCTCTGTTACTTGATACTCAAACACAACATCTTTGCCAGAGAGCTTCTTGTAAACTGCAGCAAAGGAATCCAGCTTGTACTCAGTGTTGTTTCGTTCTTTAGGATCCAAGAAAACCTGTCCACAAAAGCATGATTGTTGGATAAATACTGGAATTAAATGTAAAAAACATATCACCAGTACATTAACCAAGCTGATTGTAACCGTTGCATTAAAATCATATCccatactttcttttttttgataagtaacgaaAACATTAAGATCCCATACTATTCACTTATCTTCTCCAAATCATAATCAAGCCTTATCTTCatattataatttgttaaaaatttgtATAAACAACTCCCAACAATAAACCAAAAGAAGTAATTTGCTTGCTATGTGGCTGTAGTGGTCACCTTCATTATCTTGGATCCATCATGTCTATATCTGACACGCTTCCCAACAATCTCAGCAGGCAGTACAATATCCTCCAGCATTGCCTCGTGCACAGCAGTGAGTGTGCGGTTGCGAGGTCGTTGAACAGCAGAACCTTTCTTAGGTGGCCTCAATGTCCTCCGGGTGGCAATCAGGATCACATTCTGCAAGGTTTTAAAGGGAGTAAAATCACTAGAATATCAACACCAttaaccttaatatatatactaaaaggAAAGCATGCGTGCCAGTTTAGTACAgcttatttttcagttttttgaaaatgggGTTGTTTGAAAATGTTGTGCTTAGAAAAAAGTGATGTTTAAAAAagatgtatttcaaaaaaacgCGGTTTGATAATGGTTCAACATAATTACATGGAAGTCCAACGGctagttaaaataatataaacag of the Quercus robur chromosome 10, dhQueRobu3.1, whole genome shotgun sequence genome contains:
- the LOC126702645 gene encoding 40S ribosomal protein S7-1-like; protein product: MYSARRKISKAEDASLTGTEELVAEALFDLEHTNQELQSDLKDLYIDSAVPIDVGDRKTVVVHTPYRLRKAFRKIHVRLVRELEKKFSGKNVILIATRRTLRPPKKGSAVQRPRNRTLTAVHEAMLEDIVLPAEIVGKRVRYRHDGSKIMKVFLDPKERNNTEYKLDSFAAVYKKLSGKDVVFEYQVTEA